From the Calonectris borealis chromosome 15, bCalBor7.hap1.2, whole genome shotgun sequence genome, the window ATCATAGTCCAGGGAGGGGCTCAACGTGCAGATCCCGAGGGGGTGTTCAGAGCTGGTATTAGCGAGCAAGTATATTTGCCTTTCGATAAGttgaaagtaaattaaaattgtgGATGTATGCCTATTGATGCTTATGTTTATAATAACTATTAGTAAATACTGTGTTTATTACGACCTAGGGAACAAATGACAAAAGCGGAGCTATACCTGCATTGTACTTTGGGAGAATTTAGTcctgcaatgaaaaaaatggaacttGTAGATACAACTTCTTTCATTTCACGTAATAAATATTCTGTTTCCATTATTTAAAGTGCGAGTATTTAGTAAAAGTCAGAGCACTGAGAAGTATCATTTCCTCGGTGATCTTCCTGCTGCCCTTTTACAGATGGCGTAAAATCaggtgtgtaaaaaaaaaaaaagaaaagaaaagagaaaaaagagtagTTGAGCTGACATGAAAGGTATTTCAGATTTATGTTTTACAGATGATATTGGTATGATTAATgtattcattgctttttttattgcttctcgCAGATAGTGTTCATGATGCATGGAAAATTCTGTGGCTTTAAAATCTTTGCCAGGTTTACAAAGTCTGTGTATGTCAACAGATGTTAAGAATATAAACACAACTTTTATTATAAAGTCGTGCAAATGTGTAGACATGAGCTTGGTTTATGTATATTATTTTCAGCATGAGAATGAAATGAAACTTCTGTGAAACAAGAGTTATTTAGATTCCTGAAGCTTTCAGGCTGAGATTAGCTCGGTTAAAAGCGATCAGCAATGGGCTGCCTTTGTAAGGCTGACAAGCTAATGACACTTCTGCCTTATGGAATTAGTTTGTAACCCCAAACTTGAAAGAGCTGGTGCTGTTTGTTAATCTGAAgatacattttcatgaaaatgggCTTTGGAGGTACAATTCTCTGAAACCAGCCTGGGGTCCCAGCTGAAAGCCCTTTGTTAGTTATGTTGCTGTGGGTGCCCACCACGCACGGGTCCTGGCGTCCTGGACTGcgcagcgctgggtgctggtgctgctccaTGTTCCCTTTGCTTTTAGCGTGAGACAGGCTCCTGGGGGGTGGGTGTTCTGAATCttgcataaaatataaaatacaccaacagtaggggaaaaaatgcaaacgCAACTCAACTGTAGAGGAGAGCACCTGGTCTGGAAGAGCTGTGCTGGTTGCACCAATGCATCCGTTCCTCCTTACGCCTTGCAATTGCTGCATGTTATTGCCACTGTTGAACAGCAGGTAAGCAGTGATGAGTTAAAATCGGAGTCTTTTACCTCCAGGACCCTTGCTTGGGTGCGCTCACTTTCACCGGGGAGCGTGTGCTTGGTGGAAACCTCTGGCTGTGAGCAAGGTCTTGGAGAGCGGGTGGGCTCGGACCACTCCATGGCAAGTCTTGAGCCCTGCCACGTGTCTGGGTGCTGCTGAGCCTCCGTAAACCTCACAGCCACATCAGGGAGCTTATTCAGGACCTTTTTCCCTGTCTGCCGGGAAGAGAAGAGCAACTAGCAAAGCTTGGCGACCGAAGCATCAAGAAGGCACGCTTGTCCGTTCATGTCTTTGTGCTACTGAAACAAACTTTCTCTTCCAGCTGTGGAGCAAGCACTCTGCTTCCAGTCTGCCCAAGCAAAACTCGGAATCGGAATAGAAAGTTAATTTATGCCTCCAGACCGTGCCGGTAACTTCTCCCAGTTATTGTTCTGCAAACTCAGAAAAGAAGCTGCAGAAATGTTGCGACTTGCTAAAAGTTGGTCATCGAGGGAGGGAAGGGTTGCTGAGGACCTCGATGTCCTGGCCTGTATCTCGGGAATTTCCTGGGATTTCTCAGCATTTCAGGTCAGTACACCTCGGGAGGGGTGATCCTGCAAAGGGGACAGACCTGgcttaaaaatctgaatttccccCAGGTTCATCTCGAGCCTGGTCCCAGCTGGGCAGGCGGCGGGTGGCTGCGAAGGGCTCCGGGTGATGGTGCTGAGCCCTCGGTTTGGGTCCTTTACCCAGCTGCTCATTTTCACCAAATTTGCAGGAAAGTCTTAACTTTGAGACTTCCATGTCTCTTGTCAAAGTTGGTTGGATTTGACCAGAGGGTTTAAGGGGCAACTGCCTGTGTGATTGCATTTCCTTAGGTAATCACGCAAAGGCAGAAAATGCAGTTAGGAAATTACAAAGGTGGGCATGTTTGCTGATGGTCAGGTTCAGCATTTACAGCTGCTTTCTTTTATAGGGTAAGTTTTTAATTaaggttgtttttaaaaaaaaaaaaattaatgtaggaAGTCTCCATAAGACCTCATTTTATAAAATGACAGGAAATCAAATGCTCTAAgagttttaaaagctattttaaatacattttgtgttttgGGGCTACAGGACACAGGCGAAAGATGAGCCTGAGCAGAGGGGACAGTAAGGAAACGCTTTGGAGGACGGTGTGTAGCGAGAGTAGAAGCACATGTGTTTCGTTGCAGTTGTGGACTCTGGGTTTTTGAGACCTTACTTAAAGATGTGCAAAAAATCTGGAAtggttaaataaattattattctcactttgcatttcctttccaAATTTTCTAGCTCTCTTGCttgaaatccaggaaaaaaaaaaaaagcacacagagcaTGTTACGgtagatgccttttttttcccctcattgaaatgccaattattttcctttagctGTAGGGAGACACGCTCAGATTTGCCCCTTTAAATTGATCATCCTTGCTGTAATATCACAATTCCACATCCGAATGGTAGGATATGCAGTGAATGCTCCTCCTTTGTTTTGATGGTGGTACTTGGTGCCAGTCCCTGTCATGTAGTCTGTGTCGATACTTCCTTTTTCTACTCCTGGCATGTTGCTCTATCTTCTGCGTTGATCAAAGATCggaaaatttgtttttatataCGTAGGCAGTGTATTTCATTGCCGCTTTTTGTACTGAAACTTTTGGCTGTTTGGCTGAAATACTTCCACGCCTTTTACGTATTGAAAACATAATACCCTTTAACCTACAATCTGCAGagttaaaatgaattttatgttAAATATTCGGTTATGGACCACATCTCCAGCTTTTTATATGCCACAGCggtcttgtgggttttttcttctccattgtcTGATAGTGAGGTCATTTTCAGTCCTCTGAGAAATTTTATTCCCAGCCAGATGCGGGCCATATATTAAAAGTAGCACCTGTGGCTAATATCACAGCAGCTTACCATAAATTTACATGGTAACTAGGATTATATCTGTCAAGACTGTTAAAAAATGTCTAGATTTAATTTGATTTCCAGTATTGAAGGAGCTCTCCAACATTTTGCTTCAtaactatattttaaaagttaaaatcacTCCATTGTTAAGTTTTatagcactcccagtgcccattAAGTTGATTTGTTAAATGGGGGTCAGAATAAAGCAAGTTGGCTACAGGAGGATCGGAAACCAACCCATTTGTGACAAATTTAGTCCTCGCGTGTGAATCTTCTCAGAGCCCGGGGACTGATTGGATTCAGGTGCAGCTTATGTCAGTTGTGTTTAACCTCAAAGCCTGAGCGACCTCAGCCCCTGACTGTCACTTGCGCTAATCAAAAGACGAACCTGTTTTCATTCATTTGGGGGGGAATTGCTATTTTTAATGTAGTATCGGTCTGCTTGCTCCCTCTGCTAGAGTTTTGCATTAGATTGCCTGtcgaatgaaaataaattatattttttatccGCCTAGGTAGGTGCTGGTTCTCATATAGTCTTTCCTAAACTGCTTCGTTTTCCATTATCCTTTGAGTCCTCTCCCATATGCTATGATTTGTGCACCTGCAAAGTtatgaaagtatttcttttggTAGTTATGTTGTTCACTAACTTCCCTGCGTTTATGAATACAATAACCGATTTACAATAAATCAGAATTATTTATGAGTGGATTTACAGAGTTGAGAAAATCTTTGTAtctgaaaataatgaatttctgGCGTATCTGCCTGTTGACATTTTCCTTTATTAGAAACTGATAGTGAAGTTTTCGGGACTGGCAGAGGTTAACCTGCAGGCTGGAGTGGAGTGAATGAACTGGCTCAAGTGTCTCGGAGCGGAGCACAGTAAAACTATATGATTGCTGGATGGTCACACCTTCCTTGAGTTTATTCTGGTGATTGACTGAGTAAATTACACTCTCGCCTCTGAGTCGGCGGGTCGGAGGGGCGAGGTGCAGCTGCGGGACCTGGACACGGTCCACGGGCCCGCACCGCTGCCCGCAGAAGGCAGGGAGCTCGGGCTCTGGGTGAGACAACAGGAGAAGTCCTGGGGAGATGCCTTGTTTGAGAGCTTACGAGTCTCCTTCCCTgccttggaggaggaggagatggcacTGGTGCCCTGGTCAGCGTGTCCTCTTTCCAATGATGCTTCCAGGTACCTGGCAGCCAGCGGTGGGAAATTCTGCAAAGCTAGGAAGTCCGTAGTGGTGGAAACGTGTAGCGGGGTTGTGTCTAGGCAGAAGTTAAATCCTTGGTGCTGGGAGTTGGGAAAGACaggatttcttttctcctcacgGCCAGTATGGCTGGCGGGGTACAGAACCATGTGTAAAGTCTATTTTCTAATAGTGCTAAAGAATATTTTCAGACCAATGTTTTGCACttggcaacattttttttttttgttttaaatagagttGTCTTAGTGCATCAGCAGCCTCTTATGTCTTTTAAAGTCCTTCACATATAAGGAAATTTAGCCTGTCCTTATATGTCTGGGAACCGTCGTTTTGTCCTTCAGTCCCTTCACTACAGCTTCCCGGTTGTAATGCACGAGACATTCGTGCCTGATAAAAGTCAGGCGGGTGATGAGCAGCGATTGCTCCTCTTCGTACTGCGGGGTGTCTTCTCTCCTCTTTGGCCAGGGTCTGTGTGTACAGATCCCACCGCCCTCGCGTCCCATCTGCTTGCGGCAAGTCACAGTACCGGTATCATCGTGGCGGTACCGCCAGTATCAGGCTGCCAGgattatttaaaatgtcataaCATTAATCATATTTAAATACAATTAATCGTGTTTAAATTGAAGACTCGGAGTGGGCATGTGTCCTTCATCTCTAGCGGGGGTGAAATGCAAGATATCCCATCCCAGGTGTTGCAGAAGTTGcatcagtttaatttttcttgtgaCTTAACTGTAATTAGGGATGCCCATTTTCTCCATGAGCTAGGTCATATTTCTCCTTAGAATAaatcattatttcattgtttataaTTATTGGGGGCTGTTGCATTTCTAATTGCTGAGTTTGCCCCACCGAGTAGACCTGTTGTATCTCCATTTAAGCAGGCCACTGCTTAAATCTGCCCAGCTGACCTTTGGGCTGCTCTCCAGTTGGCTCTAATACAAATGCTTTCCTTAAAAGATGGATTTATTATCACTCAAGTAAAAATTATTACAGCATTTGCCTTACGCTTGTTGCATGCATTGATCTGAAAgtgcaaaagaaattatttgtcaAAATGCCTTTTGGATTTCACAAGCTGTCTTGTAGATTTAGAGTAGAagaaatgtttctccttttttttcagctgtacaaATTGATTGTTCACTCTGTTTGAATTAAAGAGAACGAACGTTCTATCAGCCgtgcgggcagggctgccgtACATTCGTACCAGAAGAGAGCAAATGTGAGCGGGTCGACTTGATTTTAACTGCAGTTCGGGCTCTTTCCTCGTTAAACCACCTTTGGAAAATGGATGGAAAATCCAATGGTTTTGAATTCAGTTGGACACCTTCATTTGGGAAAGTGCAAATAAGACTGATGTTGCCTTTTCTGAAGAAGATGGTCGCTCAGAGTAATTTTTTACCGTTTCAGTTAAGGAAACCTGGTGGCTTGCAACTCTTTATccattaagatttatttttatgggGGTGCTGGAAAGATGCTGATTAAATGCAAACAGCACATCTCCCGGTCTTGGTTGTTTAACCTTGTGCATCCCCTTGCTTTTGGAATAACGCCCGGCTACGTTTTCAAACCATTAATTGCCTTTTACACTGGCAGCTCTCACTTTCTCGTACTCCCATGAAGGAGAGACACACTTTGGGATATTATCCTCTGCAATTGTAATTAAAAATGGACTCTGGCTGGCAgaataaactaaaacaaaactACAACGCCcctatttaaaaattaaccattACTTGCCAAAAGCACATCAAACCCACTTAGCGGACATCCGTTAATCCTGCGGTGAGCCGTTTCAGGCTTTAATGCACACTGTTTTACACGTTAAGGGTTTTGAAGTCGCGGGCCAGCGCTGACCTTTCGCATCTGCTCCTCTCGCAGTAGGAATCTCCGCTCGCCGCTCCCCGTCAGGGCGGATTAACGTGACGAAGTGCAGCGCTTCTGCTGGCTGCAATTTCGGGTTTTGatcagaattatttctttcacaaACAATCACGTTTGGCTAAAACGTTACATCTGCTCTGAAAAGCCACTGGCAGGCCCGCAGTTTATCGGGGTGAGgcgagtgtgattttttttcattctttttttataaagctGCAAACCAGCTTCACAtaggttttttgggggagagcttcccttcttcctcttccccttgcccttttcttcctttaattttgttGGGCTGAGATGAAAAGTTACTTTGGACAAACATAAAGCTGGCTGTGATGTCTTGGAGGGCTTTGGTGGGGAACGCGCTGATGAGCGGGGAGCCCCGTGCTGAGCCAGCACCGCACCGCGGGGTTTATTTAGTGCTAAGGGTGCTTTGTAGGGTTTGAGTCCTAGGATCAGGGGGGAAGTCCTGATTTCATCTTCTAGTATGATTTTCCTCATGCTGTGATGAGAATAACGGCAGGCAGTTAAATATATGTCTGTGTGTGagcaaggtgtccctggttgggaGAATCTTTATTCCATGATACAGTGGGTGGGTGCTCGTAGCAAGCAAAAATACCGTTAGCTGTACAAGCCCAGGACGTTGTGTTTATGCATGTGTCTTGTCATGCCCAATCTAATAAAAAACCAGAGGTATACAAAGGGTTTCCCTTTGTGGTGTGCTCGTatgaatttctgaaagaaatttgaCGTTCACTGGAGGACTCAGAATTAGTGTTTGTCTCCCCAGGTGAGCCCGTCTCTGCTCCCAGGTGTACCGGTGTACAAATGGTGTGGGCTGCCCAGGGGAACCCTTGTGTCTTAgtgaaaaacaaccaacaaaaaaccctatGGAACCTCTCAAAATATTGCACATCGGATGTACTCTGCCACTTCCAGGCAGGTGCTTGGAGCACACGGAGGGGTCTGAAGACAGTTGAAAATGCTCAGTATAGGTTGTCTGTCTAAATTGTTGGCAGTTAAGTGAGCCTAGTTCTTAATGAAGTAACTTACCTAGCTGCCTTTGTCCATTTCTCCATGACCTGCTCCAGCCGTTCTTCCACATACCAGAGACAGGAGATGAAGCATGGGTCTAGGAGACCTACAGATCATATGGGGAACAGTGGGCATGGCAAACCAGGCAAGGTACCCAAGTGCTCCGAGGTTGAAGGATGCCCCaaagagaaatatgttttctggGAAGATGCGTGCTCTCTCCTACTCTTTCTTCAAAGGATCTGTCACTTCTAGACTTGAAACGTCCGTCTTCAAAGTAATAATACTTGAATTTTGTAGTGCAATATAAATTAAAAGCCTACCAGTGCTGGCCCAGGTAAGTCTCCTGCTGAGTTCATTGCCCCCGTGTATCATCTACTCTCTTCTACTATAAGAGGCATCCAAACATGAAGACCCTTTCTGACAATTTCAGCAGGGTGCTTTCAGCAGCTCGATTGAGTGAAATGATTCCCTGACTGGATCTGCAGTAAATGttccttggtttgctttattTCGTAGCATTAAGTCTTTTTAGATTTTGGCTTGGCCAAGAGGGTGATTGGAAGACCTCTCCAAATTCCTCACACCTCCATCGTGATTTCTCTGTCGCATGTTTGAATTGTTGACCTtgtctttaaaaaaccaaaacaaaaaagctgacaGTGTATTGGGTAGGAGGATAGTGGAAGATGAAATGGTCATGAGACCAGCCGCTTCTTCTCTTAATCCATCATAAAGCAATGCCTTTCTTACCGCTCTTTGATGTTTTCTTAGGATCATAAATGGCAGAGATTTAGAGGATTATCAGAGGCAGGATATGATTGCCCTTGGATACTCAGCAGAGAAGATTTTGGATATTGAACTGGTAGTATGTGTAAGCTTGGCCAAAAGACCAAGGAAAAC encodes:
- the PCBD2 gene encoding pterin-4-alpha-carbinolamine dehydratase 2 isoform X4 is translated as MPPDRAGNFSQLLFCKLRKEAAEMLRLAKSWSSREGRVAEDLDVLACISGISWDFSAFQAFGFMTRVALQAEKMNHHPEWFNVYSKVHITLISHDCGGLTKRDVKLAQFIDKAAASV